The genomic region CTTCACGAAGCGCTTCCCATGCACGGCCAATTGGCATTTTCACCAAACGATGCTTAATAAAAAGCACGGCCCATACCACTGCGAACAATACGATATAAATGAACATGTATTTATAGGCAGAATCATAAGGGATATTAAAGAACTCGTGGAAGGTTTCACCGTCTCTCGACCTACGTTTAAACTCTAGGCCAAAGAATGTTGGCAGAGGCGCAGATACACCATTAGGACCATGAGTGAAGGATGCCCAGTTCGTCAAAATAAGACGTATTATTTCACCAAAACCTAGCGTCACGATCGCCAGATAGTCACCATGCATTCGCAACACAGGAAAGCCCAATATTGCACCAGCGATCGCTGCCATTATTGCGGCAATTGGCAACATAGACCAGAAACCCAGTCCTAAATTTTCATAACCCAATGCGAGACCGTAAGCACCGATGGCATAAAAACCAACAAAACCTAAATCCAGTAAGCCAGCCAATCCAACAACGATATTAAGGCCAAGCCCCAACAATACGTATATCAAACCAAGAATAATAACGGTTAGGACATATTTTGATGCAATAAATGGCACCAAAAGACCAATCGCTATCACTAATGGAATAATCCATACCATTTTAGATTTATGCCCTGGCGGAAGAACCTCTACACCTTCATCGTTATTAGCATAAC from Marinomonas rhizomae harbors:
- the livM gene encoding high-affinity branched-chain amino acid ABC transporter permease LivM; amino-acid sequence: MSQTVGINFKKSSIDALIAGFMALILFGPIVGVVLDGYGFNTEFGKVAWMVAAVAIGRFVMSSFLQTERGIAMAFRYANNDEGVEVLPPGHKSKMVWIIPLVIAIGLLVPFIASKYVLTVIILGLIYVLLGLGLNIVVGLAGLLDLGFVGFYAIGAYGLALGYENLGLGFWSMLPIAAIMAAIAGAILGFPVLRMHGDYLAIVTLGFGEIIRLILTNWASFTHGPNGVSAPLPTFFGLEFKRRSRDGETFHEFFNIPYDSAYKYMFIYIVLFAVVWAVLFIKHRLVKMPIGRAWEALREDEIACRSLGLNHVLVKLSAFMLGASTGGLAGVFFATYQGFVNPSSFTFFESALILAIVVLGGMGSTLGVVIAAFCLTVLPEMLREFAEYRVLMFGILMVVMMIWKPRGIVRVTRTGFAAKKGVVK